The Scophthalmus maximus strain ysfricsl-2021 chromosome 14, ASM2237912v1, whole genome shotgun sequence region aggtaaatattttttaaatatttttttaaacaaattgcaGAGCAAACTCTGTAGTTAAATGATTATTAgcattattcttttttcaattttccaaAATCATAGCTGCAAAACCTTATTTAAACTGTAAATTCTAGGCTAGCCATCTAAGGAAATTTGCTTTTACtagtttaaaatcaataaaataatggCTTTGGGGAAAAAGAGATAAAGCAAATAGAatgtttatttctgtattttgccTCTTATCATCACATCTTGCGCGATTTGCATAATCACCTCAAATTGAGATACgccaaaataagaaaataattcataacCAATTTGTCGTCAGTGGCAGCACTATGGGTGTGTTTTTCACCCTGTACTGGTGGATAAATTGACCCAGGAGTTTGGCTGAGGTGTCTTCCTGCCTGTCAGCCGCAGGAAGTGACTCCACACAGACGAGGCATTTAGCTCCCAGGTGCAGACCCCAGTATTGGACGGCCTTGCCCAGATGGATGTTACCCCTTCCACCATAAAGACACTAGTCTTCCCCCTGCCCTGGAGCCACCGGTGCTCCTGCCCTGGTCCAGCCTCATCAAAAGGAGCCTGGAAGCTGGGAGGCGGATATGCTGGGCAATAGCCCCAAATCAAGCTCACTTTTCTTTTGCCTTgcggacagaaaaaaaagtgtgtgtgtggggggggtgcaCTTTTATGTTTAGACACCagcgtctttctctctcctcctttccgACTTCTGTATGTGTGGCTGCTTGCaggtgtcctttttttctttcttgacacAGAGACCAAGTCcgaaaaaatacattcaaagcATCGCGGCTCGTTTTCTTTCATTGCTGCGTTTATTACGTCTCATTGTTAGACAGGCACTAGAGATCAAATTGAGCTCGCAGggcacgtgcgcgcgcacacacacacacacacacacacacacacactcacagacacacacattcatcctggctgcctgcactcTGTTTCCCTGCAGGTGCGAGGGCCATCCGCCTGGCCCTTTTCATGGGGCCCTCCCTTTCCTGTCCGTCTGGAATCAGTTCATTCAGCTTCAATCGCAGCACCAGGCGGACGCCACCGGACCACTGGTGGGGAAGGGAAGCGCCGCCGCACACATCTTTCACTTGTTGAACGACAAGAGAGGAGCggctgggggagagagaaagggtcTTCCTCCTTCTGCTTTCATCGTAAACAACTTGCTTTCTGTGTGTGACGGTGCTGtccttcccctcttccccctgccttccctttctccctctcagatGGGCTttacaaggaggaggaggggggtgcaAAAAGAGGACGACCAGGCAGAGTGATGCCGAGGTCTTTTCGTGGCTCATGAATGGCACATCTGAGGTTTCCAGCCTTGCTTGGTGCCCCAAGCCAGCTTCACCTGTGGTTGGAGTCAATTGGCCTGTTGTCTGCCCGTCTGGAACCGTGCCCAGCTCTCCGCCAGCCAATTTGGTTTAGTGTGGCCGCTCAGAACTGAGCAACAATAACCTCCCCCCCTCAAAACCATCAATTAACTCTCCACACACAATGATGTAGCCATTGACTGTTTGCCAAAACTGTTCTCTGACACAATTAATACCTAATGTTAAGGCTGCTAATACCTGCTCTCGGGCACACAACAAAGTGGTGAAGATCTTTAATGGCCCACAAGTTGTTGAGCGGCTGCAATGGCACATTCCCGTGAGCTCGGAGTGTCGTGTGCTTTCAGTAAGCGTCgcacaagctgctttcagacgcgCATGGAcactttcctgaacttctccggaggggaCAATTTGTGAGAACGTCCACAATTGTGGCTCCGAACACTCTCTGGAACTCTTCCTACCAGacccccctagtaaaatttcagaaaaatgtccgtgaccccatgtgagaatacagaaggaataTCTCCGGGAGATTCACAGAGAGCTGGTTGGCGCTCTACCCAGGAGACACTCCTTGCCTGAACTTTCTTTTCTTACCTGAAATCTTTTTGCTGTCCCGAACACGTCCTACTCTGACAATCCtttttcatatgtgaacggcaaactccagaaactGTCCACACGCGGTTTTCCGAatattttctggagttcatgtctgaaaacagctttaaagaaaaagaaaaaagaaatgttagtCTTGCTGACAGAAAGTCTCCAGGTTTGCTAGTGACTCTGCAAGGGTTCATGTAGACACAATAATGCTTTgagttaaatgttaatattcGCATGCTACCATGCTCGCagacaatgctaacatgctaacggAAATTTTTATAAGATATACTTGGTTATAAAACTATAAGTttggacaaactgaaaacatcagTCAGATGATTCATCCTCAGGGGACCATGACTGTCCATACAAAGTTTTCAAAATGGACCACAGTGGCGAAACATTATTCACCAACTTATAGTGCAAAAACCCATATCCTGTATTTTTTAGGTCGGTCACGCCTGATTGCATTTATCCAAATTTGGTCCAGTACAATTTGCAGGGAAGAGATTGTCCTCGTCTGTGCTTGAAAAACGACCTTTTCTCACCGACTTTCTAAAAATTCAGATGATTCACattctgaatttttttcctccgattttcaaaatgatttattgtatATTAATATTGAGTTTTGATTGTGccagtttgttttaatttcattgcATTGTACAGCTGTTTTATATTGCCAACTTTAAAAGGACAATGAGATGAACAAGTTCACCTGGCTGACACcagcacaaagaaaatattcagttattACCTAAGTTTGTTCCTCATTTCACTGTCAACTATCAGAAAGTCAGACGTGCACATATGTGTCATCATGTGTTGGGGAGGAGTTGAGCTGAGGTGGGGGTATGTGAGGGGACCATTTAGCTCACTTTTCCACCGTGTGAGCTGCCAGCCTCACCACACGCAGCTGTGGAAGTGAGATAAAACTGAGCCGCCACTTCAGGAAGCTCTCAGTCACTCGCCCGTGCCACCAGAAACCTCTGAGAAACATTTGGCTGACTCGACATTGTGCTGGATGGCATCTGTTTTCTGCAAGCAGAGGGGAGATCAGCAGGTGGAGGGAATAAAGATCTGATCCCTGCACTCTGTggattcctttaaaaaacaaaagagaagcatTTTTGCTTTGACCGAcagattattttagatttttctctCAAGCTTGACCTTTTGCAGAAGAAGACTAAGCTGGACTACAACTCTGAAGACGAGTCAACCTCTGAGGAGACTATGAACGTGCTGTCAAACCCAGTGATTAGGGCCCAGGAGCAGTCTCGACCTCTCTGTGGCCCCGGGACTGTCCAGGACTTACCCCACTGCCCTCCAGGGTTCCACCTGAGCTCGCGCCTCCACCCCGCGCCATTGCTCGGCCTCCAGAGCAGCCCGAGATCGACCAAACCTCAGAGGGAGCTGAGCcctgaggagcagcaggagctcagGAGGAAGATCAACAGCAGGGAGAGGAAGCGGATGCAGGACTTGAACATTGCCATGGATGCCCTGAGGGAGGTCATGGTGCCTTACGCCTCGTCcccttctcctgcctcctcctctcagtcccACCACCCTGGAGCTCCTCCGGGCCGCAGGCTCTCCAAGATCTCCACTCTGGTCCTGGCCAGGAACTACATCCTCCTCCTGGGTTCGTCTCTGCAGGAGATGCGGCGGCTGCTGGGAGAGGTGAGCATCGGGATGGGAGTAAATCCGGGGCCGGTCCCCCGGCTGCTGCTCACCGGTGGGTGGCCCCTCATCTCCAGCCCCAGTCAGCTCCTCCTCACCCAGGAATCCCTCCTCACCTCAGCAgccgcctcgtcctcctccccttcctcctccacttcatcTTCTGCTGCAGCTAAATGTCGCCTGCTGTCTCCGGGCCCCATGGAAGCCTCACTGGCCCCGGTGCACTGGAGCTCTACAGGTGCCTCCGGGGGGCCCCTGTGCCCCTGTGGAGTCTGCAGACTGCCCAGATTCAGCCACTCCACTGCCGTTCCCAGATTCCCAAAGTGACACCTTGAAGTTGGGGAGGATACATGGAAGAATGGACTCGATGACTGTTACATgtatgcaacattttttttatatgaagttatttttctaacatttttaacatgtttttaatattttactacACAATATACTCACAATGATCCATTTAAATTTTATGCAACTATTCTGTATTTGGTAAGGCTGGCTCTTTGAATCTCCTGATGTCCTG contains the following coding sequences:
- the olig1 gene encoding oligodendrocyte transcription factor 1, with product MNVLSNPVIRAQEQSRPLCGPGTVQDLPHCPPGFHLSSRLHPAPLLGLQSSPRSTKPQRELSPEEQQELRRKINSRERKRMQDLNIAMDALREVMVPYASSPSPASSSQSHHPGAPPGRRLSKISTLVLARNYILLLGSSLQEMRRLLGEVSIGMGVNPGPVPRLLLTGGWPLISSPSQLLLTQESLLTSAAASSSSPSSSTSSSAAAKCRLLSPGPMEASLAPVHWSSTGASGGPLCPCGVCRLPRFSHSTAVPRFPK